In Lycium ferocissimum isolate CSIRO_LF1 chromosome 7, AGI_CSIRO_Lferr_CH_V1, whole genome shotgun sequence, the sequence TGCCATCTTGAGTTAAGAACAACTATATCGTCTCTTTGAGTCCCACGTTGCTAATTAGTTTAGCTAGAGCAATCAGCTTCATTGTTCTCTTGCTACCTTTGTATGGTAACGTTTCAAACTTCTCGATGATGCTGTAGGAGCCCTTAGAAATCTATTAGGGTGCATTTCGTATTTTCGTGTCCCCCTGGGTCCAGCAGGTTAGGGTGGTGCATTTTTACTTATTAATCATGCAAGTATACGGAGACAAATAACTTATTGTTAGCATTACAAATGAAAAGATAGAAACAAGATTGTGGTTATGTTACTTCTGTACATAGCTTGTATGTGTACTTGTGTATACATCTTGCTTTTTTGTTGGAGAAAATGTCTGAATTCAGttcaaaaattctagagaaggtCAATTAGGTGGATGCACTTGGACGTTGCCTAAGCAGAAGGTTTTATAGCTATTTCAATCCGAATGACTTACTTTATTGCTTTCAAGGTCTATCTTTGAAGTGACATTTTATAGTTAATTAACAGGTACTTTTTGTAATTCTTGTTGTCCAGGTGTTTATTAGTTGAATAGTCAGTAATCATGTGGCGATTCCTTGTAGAACACCTCTTGTAGACCTATACAAGGCAATTGATGTTCACTTTAAGGTGTAAATGATTTTGGAATCACCTGGTGGACCATCGTGTCTACAAGGTTTCCAAGTCAAAGTTAGTAAACGTGGCATAACTTAAGCTTGCGAAAGCACATAGAGAAATTTGCGGTTCTTTTAACAATAGCAGAATTTATGTATGTGCATAGTTATAATTAATCTAGGAAATAGGATTCAACGATCTTCTGCCCAAGTACCTTTATAAGATGTAAGGTTATAATAATAGAAGTAAATGTCCATTATCTTCTGCTAATATGCTTTATAGGTAGCAACTGCAGATAACTTTTAAATTCCGAATTTACATTGGAATAGGAGTTGAataccctctttttttttttttgaacaggtAACAATTATAGACCAGTACTTAGGTAGTACTGAAAACCcctttacaaaagaaaaagaaaactaagaAGCTAAGAAAGTAAAATCCTAACATGAGTCAAGAACTTCTAGGGTTGATGCTGCATCTACAGAGGGATTCTTTGTACACTAAAAACAAAATAGCAACATACAGTCTTGCTTGATCTTCTGTAGAGTGCTACTTCTATCCTCAAAACATCTGGAGTTCCTTTTTTTCCAGATTGTCGACCATATGCAACCTGGAATGATCCTCCAGTTGCTTCTATTCCTTTCCCCAATCCCAGCGTCCTCCCAGCTAGAAAGAGTGTCAACAATCTTGCTAGGCATTGTCCAAGATATGCCTCTGAGATTGATAAAAATCTTCCTTAGGAGTTGAATACTCTTTTGcttttgatttgttatttttatgtgtgaTCTGTAACATAGGACAAACAATACCCTTTGAAGGCAATTTTTTTGAAGATTGGATTCAATTGTATAGGACAGGCAGCAGTCTGTTCAAAGTATTTGGAGTTATAACCATATGATTTGTAATCATTCatgcatcttcttgatgctttTTTAATGCAACAAcgtacttcatcaaaaaaaaagaaaaaagaaaaaaaaaagaagtctgTTCAAAGTGTTGATACTTTACAGGAGGCTGCAAATAACGTAGTACTGctatagatgtatatatatgtttactcACACACGCGCGCTCAGATGCCAGTATATGTACATACACACATACTTCTGTATGTGTACATACATTGttctaaatatatattttccgcacaaacacacatgcatatatttatttatatgtatgtttttACACAATAGTGCATTTCTTTAACAGTGATTATGGCCTTATTTGAAATCTAGCTCTTgtagtagtagttgttgttgttgttcttcttcttcttcttcttcttattattattattattacatatttttgtaattacTGTTGTAACAGTTCTTGCAGGCCCACTAGAATACATCCTACTGTTGTCCGATGCTGGAGGCAGCATGCAGGTGATAGTTTGCAGAGATGCAAAGGTATCATGGTGGTAGCTGCACTAGTGCAGTTAATAACAGCAATATTGGGGGGCCGTCAGCCAGGGATTCATCTCGGGGGGAATCAGCCTCCCTTCCGCCTAATTTCTCCAGGTAATATCTCCGGTAACGTGGAATTCATCAGGAATAATTGTATGGGGCATGCTTTTAATAGCATTGCCAGAAGCTTGTTTGTTATTTCAGTAGTACTTTTGGAGAAAGTTAACACAGGTCTTTCCCTTCTGCTCGAGGCATAACAAGACTATAAACCAGATTTACTTAATAAAATGATTGCCGGTTTCAACTATCTGTGGATGTGTCAGCCTTACATGTAAAAAAAATCTGGTAGTGTGTGCATTGGACATACTGATCATTGTGACCTTATATTTGTTTATGAATTCATCAAGGCAGGATAAACTGCAGTTGAAGTCAAAGAATACATGATCCTGAATTTGGTCGCTTCATTTTTGTCTATGTATTCATCAAGTTGGTAGGAATTGTAGGTGAAATCACTGGTAAAAGGGAGCATTTGGTGGGGAATTCAAAATCATGGAGTGCAGACAATGATAATTAATAGAAGCCGACATGTTTGTTGCTTTCTCCTCCACTAGTTCTATCACTTATTTTATAAAGTGACCAGAATGGATCATAAGTGTGAATTGAATTACCTTTTGCCAGGTGTACTTGGGATGCAGTGTTCGATTGCATTTTAATTATGAGAGTACAGGGATCGAATCGTAGAATTTTTTTGTATCTTGTCCCTTGGCATTAGAATCCCGAGAAAATGGTGTATTATGACGGGTTACGGGTAGGTTTACTAGCCAGTTTAGCCTGAAAAGAAATGTCTTACAGTTGGCATAATGGACCAACAATGGGATCTCCCCCAACCCTTAAATCAAATTGATGTTTGATAGTCATTGGATTGTTCAACTGTTTTAActgcatcataatcatcacgtgtgtaaaaaatatttgttgGTCAGCTTTCCCGGTGTACAGGCACTGGCACAAGCAATAATGGCACACCAcattgcaaatatgaaaaaagaaatcttttctttagaaaggaaaaaaggaagaaacatAGACCGTGTCTATGTAAGACCTAAGTTTTTCTTTCACATTTTAGGTTTTATGGATTCCATGCATCCGTAGTTCATCTTTGTCTAGTGGTTCTTTGAATAGCTTATTTGCACTTTATGTTTTAAGCACAGAAGGATTGGGTTGGACTTTCCAGGAGAATCCAACTCAATCTATGTGAactcttccctttttcttgctTAATTTTCCCTCAAGTGGTAGACTAAGGTGAAGATGTTGAGATGCTACTTTGTACAATTGAGGAATAGCCTCCTATCCCTTGTTTCTTTTTGGAGGACCTGTGAGGTTCCTTTATGTATAATATGTTTaggcgcatatatatatatatatattttttttttttgtaggttTTCTGATTTTTGCTATACTTCTTGTATACAGGAGTTTTATGCCcctaattttaataaaattattactttatcaaaaaaagaacGAAGCTGACATGATCTGTTCTTGCAGACGGCCAGTACAACTGACCCCATACAAATTGAAGTGTGATAAGGAACATCTTAATTCCAGGTAACTGGCGAACTTAAATCGTGAAAACTGAGTACTGGTAGGTTTAGATGGGACCATTCTGCTAACTTTGGAGTTCCTTTTCAGACTTGGACCACCTGATTTTCTCCCTCAGACTCCTAATTGCCCTGAGGAGACATTGACCAAAGAATATGTCCAATCCGGTTACCGGGAGACTGTCGAAGGTCTTGAGGTATTCTTTCTGCGCtgctcaatatatatatatttttttttggtacttgCATGAGTATAACTTTTCTACTTGTTCCCGTATGCTTATCTTTGTTTAAGCTAACTGCTTTATTATTAAAACAATATTAAGGTGCTTTACAGTAACAATTTTACTGGTTATCCTGTCTTTCTTCTTCCTGCccccaaatatataaatatctgCAGTATGGCGTCTTTCAAGAATTTAAAAAGTTAACATTTAGGTTTTTCTTGGTCCACTAGTAAAAGAATACATGAGTTGTACTGTCTAATGAATTTGTAATACCGGGACTAGAATGAGGCATAACCTTATGCATAGTAGGGAATTAGAAATCTGATCTTCCAGTGGCATTAGTCACCCTAAATTTTTGCGATAGTACTAGTCAGCTGATCCACTGTTTAGCCTGATAACCATGATGAAAAAGAGCTCCTTGCCTATTCGCGACGAAGCGTTAAGACTTTATGTTGACTGATTACTGTGTGATCTAGTTCCCCATTTGGGTAATACTATCAGCAGACCTAACTGTTAGGAGAGTTTTTCGTGTGGTGCTTTATGTTCCTGGCCCCTTCCCAAGCCTGTATAGAAAGCATTCGGCATTTGTCACAGTTATGAATGCTCTTTTGTATAGCTTCAGCAAAAAAAGAATCTTCTTTAATATATACTAGCAACATGATCTGTTTTTTCTTCTGGAATAGGAGAACTATGCATCTATTGTGCAGAGTAGGTGATTATAAATCCAGTAATTTTTCACTCTATTTTTCTATCAACTAGAAAACCCGCTCTTTTTTCGTCACCATTATCCTCGTCTGTTTTCTTCTTTATTGAAATTtctctttgttcttttcttctcCTGTATTTTTCCGTATCTTCATTTCTCCTCTATCTCTTATTTTGTGGCCTTATATCTCTTCTGCTTCCTCGACTCTTCCGGCTCGTTTGGTTGGTAGAGACTAATTATCTAATTGGTTTTTGATTGTCATGTTACCAGGAATCCAGAGAGATATCATTATCTCAGGTTCAGGCTTTTACGAAGCCTGTTATCTTTAAGTGCAAGGAGGTAAACTCTTGAGAATATGTATTTGGACTGTCAATTGCCTTATGTGTTCAATTTAGACTGTTctagtgtatatatgtgttattttcCATTTCAGAAAGTGTATGTATGCCATTCTGATTTTTCGTTCCTTGTTTGTTGAAGTTGGTAAGTCTGCCATTTTTAAATTACTGACTAGttgtttctctttctctctgCAGGCAATTAGAAAATGTCACAGGGCTATCAATGAGTCTCGAGCTCAAAAGCGAAAGGTAATATGTTTTGTTTTGATGGTATTTATTTTGCTCTGGAGCTTATGCCACCAGCAATCAATGAATTATATGGCAATCTTTTACAACGGATCTGGTCTTTTGCTTGAATTCTCTTGATTACTTCAGGACTTCATGAATTAAAGTTTGTCTTTTCCATGTAATGTAACATGTATTTCCAAAAAACATGACACTAACCTGGTGATCGCATGAATTTATTCACGTTACAGGCAGGTCAGGTTTATGGAGTTCCTCTTGAGGGCTTACAGTTGACGAAACCTGGTATCTTTCCTGATCAAAGATCATGCGGAGAAGAGTTCAGGAAGAAGTGGATTGAGGTTAGCCTTCCATCTCGTCAGGAACCCGTGAAATGGCTTTCTGACGAAATGTGACATCTGAATGTCCTTATTGATTGCAAACATGCAGTGTTCAGCCTTGAAtccgaaaagaaaaaaaaacacagtATGTAGTTGCTCAGCATGATACAGCATTAAAGAGAAACTAGTTGGTCTTGTTCTGATTTAAGCTAGTTCGTAGTTGGGTGGAGTACGTATATGAATGAATTTGGATCCCCGGACcatcttatttccttatttttctttctttctactTCCTTTCCCATAGGGATTAGAGTTTCCAGTGAAGTTTCTGggtttggaattttgaaagatATCTAGGCCTTTCTTGCTAGAGAAGATCTCCCCCACCTATTTAACATCTAATCCCATGCAGTCAGCATTCTTACTCTACTCGATTAAGTTTCTCTTTTCTGAAGACTGGAAAAGGACATGCTTTTAGCTTTCGGCAGCCAGAGGAAAATACTTAAATCTGAGTCTCTCcattttgttattattcatcattttctttgtGTATTGGATGCAATATTTTTGATGTGGTGACTTAGTTTAGGCAATGTGGATGCAACAACACTTACCTTACATCCTtggccaagaaagaaaaaagtatgTGAGAGATTGAGTACAGATTCATACATTAGCAGTCAAGTTAATATTGTATCACTTGCGTTTACTTGCTCATTTTGCTCAACTTCTAGGTGAATGCACCAACTAGAAGTTACTAGAAAATATTGCTAAGTATTGACTTGGATCGGGCTGTTAGTTTAGGCATTCTATTGCTGTTATTGCACTTACGATATTCACTTCATCTACAATGGCTTCTGCAGCCATAGACACTTCGCCTATTTTAAGGTTTAGCTTGAAGGAAAGTGTGTATATTGTTGATGTAGAAGCTCAGTGGTACTCCTCTTTCTGTTGTTTTGTCTGAAGTTACTTGATAGCTTTTATGATATAATATTTGATGCACTATTTGCACAAAcaattttttgataaatttaaCTGGAATTAACTACGAAATTTGCACTTATTCCCAGGGATTATCCCAACAGCATAAAAGGCTAAAGTCTTTGGCTGATCATGTTCCTCACGGTTATAGGAAAAAGTCACTCTTTGAAGTCCTTATCAGAAATAACGTGCCATTACTAAGAGCAACATGGTTTGTCAAAGTAACTTATCTCAATCAGGTAACAATATTGGTTGATAGCCGAATCTAGATTTGAACTAATTTGAATAAGTGTACCATTAGAAGGATCAGATTGTACTTTATTCTTGCAGGTTCGCCCTGGCTCTTCCAGTATATCATCTGGGGTGCCAGACAAAACACATATTTCCCGCTCTGAGCATTGGACAAAAGATGTTATTGATTACTTGCAATATTTATTGGATGAATTTATTTCAAGAAATGGTGTccattctgctttacatatcagAGATCGGTCGCCACAAATGGTTTATGCAGGATCAATTCAGCTTAAGAGCGATCCAACCTTGGGGACCATTGATTGTGAGGAGCCTTCGCTGCATTTTAAATGGTGGTATGTTGTGCGCATTTTACATTGGCATCACAGAGAAGGGTTGCTTATCCCATCACTCGTTATTGATTGGGTGCTCAGCCAACTAAAGGTATTGTCTGCTTAAAAACGTGTTTCAATCTGAACAGAAATGTTAAATGGTTGGCCAGTTATTTTCagtctttttgtttttctgaGATCGTGATGTCTCCTATCTTGTGCTTTTCAGGAAAAGGAATTGCTTGGGGTTCTGCAGTTGTTATTACCTGTAATTTATGGTTTCATAGACACAGTTGTATTATCTCAGTCCTATGTGCGCACTCTAGTGGGAATAGCTATTCGTTTCATCCAAGAACCTTCTCCCGGCGGATCTGATCTTGTTGACAATTCTCGTAGGGCTTATACTATGGCTGCTCTTGTTGAGATGCTTCGATATCTGATGCTGGCTGTGCCTGATACTTTTGTCGCTTTGGATTGTTTTCCTATGCCACCATGTGTGATGACCAATGTCGTGACTGATGGGAGTCTCTACTCGAAGGTAACTGAGGATACTAGAAAGGTTAAAAATGGCCCGTTTGAAGTTGCTTATTTTCTTAGAGATAAAGGCCCGGAGGTTCGGTCTGATTCTTATTCCATCGGTCGTGTTGTATCTTCAATTCAGAAGCGAGCGCAGCATCTTGCAACAGCTGCACGACCTGGCCATCCTGGGCAAAGTGTTGTCAAAGCTTTACATGCCTTGGATAAGGCTCTTGCGCATGGGGATTTGAGAGAAGCATATAAGTTGCTTTTTGAGAATGTTCATGAGAGTTCTAttgatgattgttggtttgCAGAAGTCAGTTCCTGTTTGCGTTCTTCGCTTAAGTATATCCGGGGTGTTACTTTGTCATCTATTTGTTCTGTTTTCTTCATCTGTGAGTGGGCAACGTGTGATTTCAGGGATTTCCGTTATGCCCCACCACGAGGAATGAAGTTCACTGGGAGGAAAGATTTTTCTGCTATATATGTTGCTGTAAGGCTTTTGAAACTGAAGATGAGAGAGGCAGGAGTTTCATCAAGGCTCAGGGACCACAAAATTGTAAAGAATGACTATCTTCGAAAAGATCCTGGCCAGCTGACTAACTATGCTGGTAGGAGTCCGGGTGCTTCTGAATCTCTCTGTAATTCAAGGCGTGCCCGTGAAAAATGTGGTGATTTCCTAGGTATGTTTGATAGCCCAAGCCCTTTGCATGATATTCTTGTGTGCTGGATAGATCAGCATGAAGTGCAAAATACAGAAGGTTTCAAGCGTCTTCAACTACTGATTGTCGAACTTATCCGAGCTGGAATTTTTTACCCACAAGCATATGTGAGGCAGCTGATTGTTAGTGGAATAATGGATGGGGATGGACCTCTTTCCGATCCCATGAAACAAAAAAGACACTGTAAAATCTTGAAGCATCTACCTGGTCCTTATGTCCATGATGCTTTAGAAGAAGCTCGAATTGCTGCATCCTCTGTACTTTCAGAGGTAATGAATGTCTACTGCAATGAACGTAAGCTAGTACTTCATGGGATGATTGATAGCTACAACACTGCTTGTGGCAGTTCTTACCATAAGCATAAGCCTCGTTCTAACTCTGGTGAGAGTCTATCCGCAACCTCCATTAATCAGTTGAGATCTGAATCTGGATCCTTTCCTTTGTCCAAAGATGTTGGCAGAGGTGTTGAGCTTGAAGAGTTAAAAGGGTCAATAACAGCATTGCTGCAATTTCCAAGCTCTTCGTCAGCAGATACTGGAGTTGATGAGTCTCACGTAAGTATTAAGAAGGGTGTTGTTTATGGTAGCAACGGGATGGATAACAGTGAAGGAACACCGGGGTGTGAAGAATGCAGAAGggcaaagaaacaaaaattaagCGAAGAGAAGAGCTCTTACAGTCAGATCTATGCACAAAATCCATCCGATGATGAGGAGACTTGGTGGATGCGGAAAGGCCAGAAGTCCATCGAGTCTTTTAGAGCAGAACCACCTCCTAAACCAGCCAAGACAGCTTCAAGGGGTCGGCAAAAAATTGTCCGTAAAACTCAAAGTCTTGCACAGTTGGCTGCAGCCAGGATCGAAGGTAGTCAGGGAGCATCCACAAGCCATGTTTGTGATAGTAAGGTTAGTTGCCCACATCACAGGCCTGGCGTTGAAGGCAGTATTCCCAAGTCAGCAGATGGTACCAGAATGCCTAATGGAGATATTGTTTCCATTGGGAAAGTTTTGAAGCGGATACGTTTTGTAGATAAAAGGACTATGACCGTGTGGTTGATAGGTGTTGTAAAGCAGCTAGTGGAAGAGTCCGAGAAGACTGTGACTAAGGTTGGCCAATATGGTCGACCATTCTCTGCTGCTGATGAACGGGGTTGTGTGCGATGGAAGCTTGGTGAAGATGAATTATCATCAGTGTTATATCTGATTGATGCTTGTGATGAATTAGTTTTGGCAGCCAGGTTTCTTCTGTGGTTGTTACCCAAGGTTCTTGGCAGCTGCAGTGCTACAGTTCATGGTAATAGGAACATTCTAACAATTCCTAAGAACACAGAAAACAATGTCTGTGAAGTAGGTGAAGCATATCTTCTATCATCTATGCGGAGGTGAGCTCTCTATTTTTGTCATTTAAGATAGTGACATTTGTTATTTTTCTGCAGTTGTTTTGTCATCAGGTTTTGAACATGTTGCCATTGTCAGTTCTAGTTGATTGGTTATTAACATGTGTACTGTAGCTCTGGCTGCATCTTTGGTAGAGGCTAGAAATTACATTGTGAAGGGTCAATTAGAAAACAATGACCGCAATAAATTAATTCTCTTAAATTCATGGGTACAATGCTTTCAAATTCTTTTGACAATATCATTTATGAAGTTCCTTGAGTATTATTGGTAGATCAATTTGGATGGTGGAGTCCAGTATGTGCAAATAAAACTTGTTTTCTTCTTGTTACTGACTTTGATATGAGATGAATGCATCTCCCTAGATTCTTAGAATGATAAGTTTGTGCTGTCATGTACACAACAAATCATGAGGTGCAAGTTTGTGTGTACTTGAGGCAAAAATAAATGATCTTTTATAGTTGCTATACATGGATCTAAATTAGTGTCGTCTTACATTCTACTTTTGTCttaatttttgaaaagctttcttCGTTCCTTTATGTTCTATATCACTTAGGTTGTTTTATGCCTTCAGATAGTTTACATTCTTCTATAAGCACTGTTATTGCATTGAACTGACCAAAACAATTTTTCCCTATTTCCTGTCAAAGAAACAGAGATGCATATCCCAAGGTTGTCTTAGTTCCCATCGGTCTGGCCTTGCATAAGCTTATGGTTTTGTTCTTAATACATTTATATATGGATGTTCAtgtaatttgttttattttactGTGTCGTGGCTTTTACATGTTATTCATGTTTCTGACGTATGAGCCGGAACTTTTGTACTTATTTATCTGCTTTAGTATCTACTTTATGAGTGGAGTCAGATTTAGGGTAAATGTCACAAGATATTTGGTTCTCTTCTGTTTGCTGTTTGAATGATTATGTGGTTTGTTCTGTTCAGTTAACGGCTGTAGTGCATCCTTAGGTAATTGGCTTGAAACTATTGGACTATCTCTGGTAACTGTCACAAGATTTTTTGATTCTCTTCTGCTGTCTGGTTGAATTAATGTGTGGTTTCTCTTGTTTAGTCAACTGTCGAACTGCACTCTTGGGATATAGGGTTGAACTATTGGACCATCTTTATCCTTACCTCCTGTTATGTCTTTGGTTCAGGTATGAAGGCATTATAGTCGCTGCAGACCTTATTCCTGAAACATTGTCAGTGGTAATGCATCGTGCTCAAGCTATTCTGACATCAAATGGAAGAGTTTCAGGCTCACCAGCCATAATCTATGCACGTTACCTCTTGAAGAAGTATGGCAGTGTTGGGAGTGTTACTGAATGGGAAAAGAATGTCAAGTCAACCTTCGACAAGAGACTTGCTTCTGAAGTTGAATCTGGAAGACTGGCGGATGGAGAGTTTGGATTTCCACTTGGTGTCCCAGTGGGAGTGCAGGATCCTGATGATTACTTCCGGCAGAAGATAACTGGTATTCGGGTATCTAGGGTTGGTTTGAGCATGAGAGACATTGTGCAGAAAAAAGTTGATGAGGCTGTCAATTATTTCTATGGCAAAGACAGAAAGCTTTTTGGGCCTAACTCTGGAAAAATTCCTGGATCCCAAAAATGGGAAGATGTGTATCAGATCGGTCAGCAGATTGTAATGGGATTAATGGATTGCATGAGGCAGACAGGTGGTGCCGCTCAAGAAGGAGACCCGACATTGGTTTCCTCTGCTATATCTGCAATTATTTGTAATGTTGGGCAGGTCATAGCAAAAATTCCTGATCTGACTGCCAGTAATAATCACCTGAATTCATCCACTTCTGCTGCGTTGCAGTTTGCGCGTTGCATCTTACGCATTCATGTAATATGTCTTTGTATACTTAAGGAAGCTCTCGGAGAGCGTCAAAGTCGTGTCTTTGAAGTTGCTCTTGCTACAGAAACATCCTCTGCCCTTGCACAACTTTCTGCTCCTGGAAAAGCTCCTAGGTCTCAGTTTCAGATGTCTCCGGAATCGAATGATTGTAATCTGCCCAGTGTAGCCATTGGGCGGGCTGCAAAAATATC encodes:
- the LOC132063910 gene encoding mediator of RNA polymerase II transcription subunit 12 isoform X1, whose product is MQRYHGGSCTSAVNNSNIGGPSARDSSRGESASLPPNFSRRPVQLTPYKLKCDKEHLNSRLGPPDFLPQTPNCPEETLTKEYVQSGYRETVEGLEESREISLSQVQAFTKPVIFKCKEAIRKCHRAINESRAQKRKAGQVYGVPLEGLQLTKPGIFPDQRSCGEEFRKKWIEGLSQQHKRLKSLADHVPHGYRKKSLFEVLIRNNVPLLRATWFVKVTYLNQVRPGSSSISSGVPDKTHISRSEHWTKDVIDYLQYLLDEFISRNGVHSALHIRDRSPQMVYAGSIQLKSDPTLGTIDCEEPSLHFKWWYVVRILHWHHREGLLIPSLVIDWVLSQLKEKELLGVLQLLLPVIYGFIDTVVLSQSYVRTLVGIAIRFIQEPSPGGSDLVDNSRRAYTMAALVEMLRYLMLAVPDTFVALDCFPMPPCVMTNVVTDGSLYSKVTEDTRKVKNGPFEVAYFLRDKGPEVRSDSYSIGRVVSSIQKRAQHLATAARPGHPGQSVVKALHALDKALAHGDLREAYKLLFENVHESSIDDCWFAEVSSCLRSSLKYIRGVTLSSICSVFFICEWATCDFRDFRYAPPRGMKFTGRKDFSAIYVAVRLLKLKMREAGVSSRLRDHKIVKNDYLRKDPGQLTNYAGRSPGASESLCNSRRAREKCGDFLGMFDSPSPLHDILVCWIDQHEVQNTEGFKRLQLLIVELIRAGIFYPQAYVRQLIVSGIMDGDGPLSDPMKQKRHCKILKHLPGPYVHDALEEARIAASSVLSEVMNVYCNERKLVLHGMIDSYNTACGSSYHKHKPRSNSGESLSATSINQLRSESGSFPLSKDVGRGVELEELKGSITALLQFPSSSSADTGVDESHVSIKKGVVYGSNGMDNSEGTPGCEECRRAKKQKLSEEKSSYSQIYAQNPSDDEETWWMRKGQKSIESFRAEPPPKPAKTASRGRQKIVRKTQSLAQLAAARIEGSQGASTSHVCDSKVSCPHHRPGVEGSIPKSADGTRMPNGDIVSIGKVLKRIRFVDKRTMTVWLIGVVKQLVEESEKTVTKVGQYGRPFSAADERGCVRWKLGEDELSSVLYLIDACDELVLAARFLLWLLPKVLGSCSATVHGNRNILTIPKNTENNVCEVGEAYLLSSMRRYEGIIVAADLIPETLSVVMHRAQAILTSNGRVSGSPAIIYARYLLKKYGSVGSVTEWEKNVKSTFDKRLASEVESGRLADGEFGFPLGVPVGVQDPDDYFRQKITGIRVSRVGLSMRDIVQKKVDEAVNYFYGKDRKLFGPNSGKIPGSQKWEDVYQIGQQIVMGLMDCMRQTGGAAQEGDPTLVSSAISAIICNVGQVIAKIPDLTASNNHLNSSTSAALQFARCILRIHVICLCILKEALGERQSRVFEVALATETSSALAQLSAPGKAPRSQFQMSPESNDCNLPSVAIGRAAKISAAVSALVIAAILQGVSSLERMVSLFRLKDGLDIVHFVRSMRSNSNGNARSVGTLKADSLAEISIHWFRVLVGNCRTVSDGFIVELLGEASILALCRMQRMLPLNLVFPPAYSMFAFVLWRPLIFNASSGTRDEGQHLHHSLMLALGDVIKHLPFREVCLRDTHSLYDLIAADTVDSDFASLLEASGVDLRSRASAFVPLRARLFLNALIDCRIPQPIAKQNDGNQVSVQGESKFHCAENETKLLDKLVYILDTLQPAKFHWQWVELRLLLNEQAVIEKLEAHDLSLVEALRSLSPNTDKASVSENESNIIEMILTRLLVRPDAAPLFSEVVHLLGRSLEDSMLLQAKWFLGGQDVLFGRKSVRQRLNNIAVSRGLSTRAQYWKPWGWCTSNSDPATSKREKFKSEVSSIEEGEVVDEGTILKRPVKGSGHTVDVEGLIVSQQHVTERALVDLILPCLDQASDDSRSTFATDMIKQMSHIEQQINAVTREASKPAGTVASGIESPPTKSRKGTRGSSPGLARRATGPAETVPPSPAALRASLSLRLQFILRLFPIIYADREPSARNMRYMLASVILRILGSRVVHEDSSHSSKQAYSSKREVDSLVEASAAASVVMSLESLFDRLLLLLHGLLSSHQPRWLKWKSSSKSLSESSKDYSAFEREAAESLQNELDRMQLPETVRWRIQSAMPILFPSARWSISCQPPSVAPAALSSLLPSNPISVLHSSNGSNQTQRNPASLLRTATSVAGKAKHVSSQQENDLEVDPWILLEDGAGSSHSSSNSPLVGGGDHANLKASNWLKGTVRVRRTDLTYIGAVDDDS